tcacACGACGCTACCATGATCACTTTGCTTCTACTTAATCTATATTCTCATTACAACATTACTTCAAAAATTGTATTTCAATTatccatatatatatatatatatttattatcttctttCATGTGTTTTTCCCTGTATGTACTTACTTATATATACTgctttttaactttttttcattatttcttATTCTCTTTTATTCATCTGCAAACactaaataatttaatttattacattaaaattctttatagTTGGCTacctttaaaaaataatgttttaattaaattttggttttattattttgaataaaaaacaatcaattcaaaaaaagtaaaCAAAAATACATCTAAAAAAGTTTATCCGTTCAATTTCTTATCAAAGCTTCAAATAATGTTCCTAATAAACAAAAGAGTTAGAATACTTTTCCAGAATGAGGTAGAAATTAGCttactatttattttttttgaccAGCGGTCGaactgttcaaaatattgttgctcatagtttaattcttaGTTAAGAAatctgtttgaataattattatattattattataaaaaatctccTTGCTTCTTTCGAaagggaatatataatatatacaggaTATACCATGAACAGTTATAAacttttggaatattttcgtggtaatttatactCCAAAAAATGGGCAGATCCACCATCAACGAATTGATggtctgatattaaaatagaaccTATCACATCCTAATGCCTTCTTAATATCACTACTTGGGTATTTTTAGTAGTGAGGCCACGTATGCTTAATGCATgttggattatttattacattaagttgttattagttgttgtaTAAAGCCACAATTACGACTAAATTCATACTTTATTAGCTGTTAACACAAACCCACGAATTCTGACACATAATGCCACAGCTCTGACACCTTTTGAGTAGGAATAAcaattatagaaaatatataaaaatatataagatTAGATGTCAACTGAAATATTTGCAATTtatacattatttttttggacAAGAGAAGTCAATTCATAGTCATCTCTAAGTGAACAATTTTCACCTAATTAACCTCACAAGAGTTATGTACCTCTCATGCTTAGTATATTCTGTAGAAGCTACATGATGATAATTAATTAACGACAAcgaattttctaattgggGTTTTTATTAGCAACGTATATTCACGTTATACTATCTTTTATCCTAAACCAGTATATCTACTGTTGTATGTATAAAGACCAAGAATATCTAGAATTTTTAAGTTTTTATATCCTgctacaaataaaaaaggaTAGTACGAGAAATAGTCGtggaaaaatttacaatttcaCATCTATACTAATCATATGCTCTATATTACATTTGTTAAATTCCCTTTACATTAGTGACTTGTTTAATGCTcgaaaaaaacaaatctTTGGAAACCATGTAACATAACTAAAATACGTAGGATAAAATATCGCATTTTGATTAAGTTTTAAAAAGCtaatcttttctttaatagaAGCTCAATATATAagtttaatttcaaaataagcgtttattaattttatttacataAAATTTTCCTAAAAGCAAGATGAATactataaaattatttgtattagattttttaatttagaaagATAATTACAGCAGATACtaaataaatgataatgttatatatatatatatatattaaggATGAGGATACTTGGCTAATTTAAGAAGATCACAGTTAAATAAAACCAATATAACTTAATATTCAGAGAAGAAATGTGGTATAGTTTAGCTCTTATTTCAGGGGAATAGGAAATAAGTTTAAAAAGacttgaatatttttttggtaaGAATAAGATACTAAGACAATGTGGGAAATGTGAAATATCATTCAAAAAACTTAACCTAATACTCTGTTAACGGTTTACTTCGTAGTGCTGTTCGTTAAACTATGAGCTCACAGACGTTCGCTGCGTTGATTTGTTAAAACTTAAGCCGAACGTCGTTAGCATATTTACCCGGAGTTGAGGCTTTGATGGAGAGGATTGGCTTCAGAAAATATAGTTTGCAGACTACTAaccaaaaatatattgtcAATACATGCGCAGTTAAAACCGTTTCAAAGGTTAAATGAAACAACAGTATTCCTCATTGTTTCGATGTCAAACAGGTCCACTATataaatacaaacaatAAATCATGTCTGAACCAGCAGAAGGTGAAACTAAACCAGAAATCAAAACAGAAACTCATATCAATTTAAAAGTTTCTGATGGTTCATccgaaatttttttcaagatcAAGAGAACCACACCATTAAGAAGACTTATGGAAGCATTTGCTAAAAGACAAGGCAAAGATGTTGATTCGTTAAGATTTTTATATGATGGTGTAAGAATTCAGCCGGACCAAACTCCAGAAGATTTAGATATGGAAGATAATGATATCATTGAAGCTCACAGAGAACAAATCGGTGGTGCTGCCTTATGATTATGGGTTATAGTAGATTTGTGGTATTTCTAACACGATATTTCTAAgattattttacttttttaatcttCAATACTAAGAAAAGTAAATCTATATTAGCTATtgctttatatataaagtaGTAGCCGCAACGTTATTAGATTTGTTtgcttattttattttaagtATCAAGAGAAACACCCCAATGCTTGTTTTGTAGCCAATATTTAGTATGCAAATAATCAATAgataaatgaataaatagtCACACTAATATCTGtattaatcaaaattaaaatatcttctaCCATCATAACACCGTAGGAAATCCTTACAGAAGTGCAGAGGacataaaaatataagaatatttaagaTAGTAATTAGAAAATGGTTATTACTATGCTAGTGCCAATTGATCAGCTAAATTCCAGATATAACATTTTTAGCATCTTAAATGGAACGTCACTCACTTTCATATGAAGTGTGgagataaaattaaataatttatattccaaatctatccttgaaattaaaaaaatcagGGAACTGTTAGCGTAGAGGAAAATAACTCATTTACTACTGAAAGAATTCTGAAAATAAGCACTTATCTATTTTATAGCCataaattaatacaaaagatTATATCCCTTTCGTCTAAATGGTAAAAAGTGAGAGTGtcttataatatatacaaatCTTCTCTATAGGcgatattattatcaatttgcATCTGGAAATACCATATTTGTTAAAGTTGGATGGACAATGAGATACCTTAACGTTTCTAGATAACTTAATGGGTACCgtgaaattgaaatttcctTAAATTCTTCGAATATGGTATTTCAATATGTTTAGCTAATGgagattttgaattttacaTCTCGATTTGTCAATAATCTAGTAAAAGAACTATTTTGTATCTTTAATGAATCTTTTAAGAGTATTatggaaaataaatttcctataatttacaataaattaccaaatttggtttgtaaaaaattcgccaaaatattacattttccaactttcaaatttatttcctattaaagaaatatatgtaCCGACGCGTAAAGTTTTTAAGTTTTTCAAACATTTTTCCTCAGATTTGGCCTATTCACGCGTTCACGCGTTTATggtttttttcaaatggaaaaaaagcTTCTAAAAATCGAtgttttataaataataaaaagagcAACACaatctattatttaaatagcCATACCATTTTTTTAGAGTAATACTGGTTTTTATTAACCTTTATAATAACAACGTACATTTacttataatatttaatatatctgTTAGCATAtcatttttgtttttcctATCTAGTAATTagataaaagaaattgacTACTGTTCGAGAATAACAATAtcacaaaaatatttcattaacAATAGTTGTATATTGCGACTATAAGTAGAACTatacttttaaataaagaaatacGATAACGCTTAACATTCACTAATAAACTCATTCTACTAGGTGCtctattttataaaattactCGAGTgatatattgaatatttagaCTCATACACTAACTACCCCTTAATCAACAAACATTATTCGTTAAATGGTCAAATTAACCAATAAACCAAGCTTAGAAGTAAAGGGGAACACTGTAGGACCATGGAAGCTAGGAGAAACT
This genomic stretch from Henningerozyma blattae CBS 6284 chromosome 1, complete genome harbors:
- the SMT3 gene encoding SUMO family protein SMT3 (similar to Saccharomyces cerevisiae SMT3 (YDR510W); ancestral locus Anc_1.51) — encoded protein: MSEPAEGETKPEIKTETHINLKVSDGSSEIFFKIKRTTPLRRLMEAFAKRQGKDVDSLRFLYDGVRIQPDQTPEDLDMEDNDIIEAHREQIGGAAL